One Spiroplasma sp. NBRC 100390 DNA window includes the following coding sequences:
- the parE gene encoding DNA topoisomerase IV subunit B → MSTENNTLKYDESSIQILEGLDAVRKRPGMYIGSTDVRGLHHLVWEIVDNSIDEALAGYCTEINVTIHKNNAITVQDNGRGVPTGKHASGKSTPEIIFSVLHAGGKFGGDGYKTSGGLHGVGSSVVNALSSVFDVKIYRDQKIWHIKFGNGGQVKQPLTQIGTTNETGTTVTFLPDSKIFKVIDFSFSTISERIRESAFLNSGVKITLTDDRADKTVEYLFNNGLEEFISYMNEGKKNITPIVMMKGLEKEIEVEVALQYSTEFNENLLSFANNVKTSEGGSHVVGFRSGLTKVINDYARKEGLLKEKDKNLDSTDTREGLTAIISVKVPESLIQYEGQTKGKLGTYDARTAVEIIVTKQFGFWLTENKTSAYAIIEKALLARNVREEARKAREAARNNKKRGNSDRLLTGKLTPAQNRNKLSNEIFLVEGDSAGGSAKLGRDRRFQAILPLRGKVINAEKAKMQDLMNNEEINVMINAIGAGVGNAFDIEDANYGKVIIMTDADTDGAHIQTLLLTFFYRYMRPLIENHRVYIALPPLFKILNTKNKKIDYAWDENELKTKLSTLKDKFELQRYKGLGEMNAEQLWETTMDPETRQLILVTIDDALMAEKRIVTLMGDDARKRKDWIDENVKFTLEDDFQPIINR, encoded by the coding sequence ATGAGTACAGAAAATAACACTTTAAAATATGATGAATCATCAATTCAAATTCTAGAAGGATTAGATGCTGTTCGGAAACGTCCTGGGATGTATATTGGGTCAACTGATGTACGTGGATTACATCATTTAGTATGAGAAATTGTTGATAATTCAATTGATGAAGCATTAGCCGGGTATTGTACTGAAATTAATGTTACTATTCATAAAAACAATGCCATTACCGTTCAAGACAATGGTCGTGGTGTGCCAACGGGAAAACATGCTTCGGGAAAATCAACCCCTGAAATTATTTTTTCAGTTCTTCATGCTGGGGGAAAATTTGGTGGTGACGGATATAAAACATCGGGAGGATTACATGGGGTTGGTTCTTCGGTTGTTAATGCCTTATCATCCGTTTTTGATGTTAAAATTTATCGTGATCAAAAAATTTGACATATTAAATTTGGTAATGGTGGTCAAGTAAAACAACCATTAACACAAATTGGGACAACAAATGAAACAGGAACAACGGTTACTTTTTTACCTGATTCAAAGATTTTTAAAGTAATTGATTTTTCTTTTTCAACAATTTCAGAACGAATTCGTGAATCAGCATTTTTAAATAGTGGGGTTAAAATTACGTTAACTGATGATCGCGCTGACAAAACAGTAGAATATTTATTTAATAATGGTTTAGAAGAATTCATCAGTTATATGAATGAAGGAAAAAAAAACATTACCCCAATTGTAATGATGAAAGGTCTCGAAAAGGAAATTGAAGTTGAAGTTGCTTTACAATATTCAACTGAATTTAATGAAAATTTACTTAGTTTTGCCAATAATGTTAAAACAAGTGAAGGAGGAAGTCATGTTGTTGGATTTCGTAGCGGACTAACAAAAGTTATTAATGATTATGCGCGAAAAGAAGGATTATTAAAAGAAAAAGATAAAAACTTGGATTCAACCGATACTCGCGAGGGTTTAACAGCAATTATTTCCGTAAAAGTACCAGAAAGTTTAATTCAATATGAAGGACAAACAAAAGGAAAATTAGGAACTTATGATGCACGAACAGCGGTAGAAATAATTGTCACAAAACAATTTGGTTTTTGATTAACAGAAAATAAAACAAGTGCTTATGCCATTATTGAAAAGGCATTATTAGCACGAAATGTTCGTGAAGAAGCGCGAAAAGCTCGTGAAGCAGCACGAAACAATAAAAAACGGGGGAATAGTGATCGATTATTAACTGGAAAATTAACACCAGCCCAAAACCGGAATAAATTAAGCAATGAAATCTTTTTAGTGGAAGGAGATTCAGCCGGCGGAAGTGCAAAATTAGGACGTGATCGTCGTTTCCAAGCAATTTTACCGTTGCGAGGAAAAGTTATTAATGCTGAAAAAGCAAAAATGCAAGACTTAATGAATAATGAAGAAATTAATGTAATGATTAATGCCATTGGCGCTGGCGTTGGAAATGCCTTTGATATTGAAGATGCTAATTATGGGAAAGTTATTATTATGACTGATGCTGATACCGATGGGGCTCATATTCAAACATTATTATTAACATTCTTTTATCGTTATATGCGTCCATTAATTGAAAATCATCGTGTTTATATTGCCTTACCACCATTATTTAAAATTTTGAATACTAAAAATAAAAAAATTGATTATGCTTGAGATGAAAATGAATTGAAAACAAAACTAAGTACTTTAAAAGATAAGTTTGAATTACAACGTTACAAAGGATTAGGGGAAATGAATGCTGAACAGTTATGAGAAACAACAATGGACCCTGAAACACGCCAATTAATTTTAGTAACAATTGATGATGCTCTTATGGCTGAAAAACGAATTGTAACTTTAATGGGTGATGATGCTAGAAAACGAAAAGATTGAATTGATGAAAATGTTAAGTTTACGTTAGAAGATGATTTTCAACCAATTATCAATCGATAA
- the plsY gene encoding glycerol-3-phosphate 1-O-acyltransferase PlsY, with translation MTLYGYLGTIIAAIIGYLIGSFSWSIFISKTLYKIDVREYHSKNAGATNTSRVLGKKWGFGIMFLDMLKVTITMFIAFGISCININGVNFGSTSYYIPAFFVLIGHSYPIYYKFKGGKTVSSFLGLLWMTNPYYFLIATVVWWTTIFIWKRVSVSSILAALFTGALCWIPQLSGIDIINFNGDLLQNSHVVWMNYLHYVNYHNYYDSLALINIVITLSAIFLIFKHHQNIVRLFKGTEKPYDFKGKSDLAAGNITTNNENNSVKKA, from the coding sequence ATGACATTATATGGATATCTAGGAACAATAATTGCTGCAATTATTGGATACTTAATTGGATCTTTTAGTTGATCAATTTTTATTAGTAAAACCCTTTATAAAATTGATGTTCGAGAATATCATTCAAAAAATGCTGGAGCCACAAATACTAGTCGTGTCCTAGGCAAAAAATGAGGTTTTGGGATTATGTTTTTAGACATGTTGAAAGTGACAATAACAATGTTTATTGCGTTTGGAATTAGTTGTATTAATATTAACGGTGTTAATTTTGGGTCAACTAGTTATTATATTCCAGCTTTTTTTGTTTTAATTGGACATTCATATCCAATTTATTATAAGTTTAAAGGAGGGAAAACAGTTTCTTCTTTTTTGGGGTTATTATGAATGACTAATCCTTACTATTTTTTAATTGCAACTGTCGTATGATGAACTACAATCTTTATTTGAAAACGTGTTTCTGTTTCTTCAATTTTAGCTGCTTTATTTACGGGTGCTTTATGCTGAATTCCTCAATTAAGTGGAATTGATATTATTAATTTTAATGGTGATTTATTACAGAATTCACATGTTGTTTGAATGAATTACTTACATTATGTTAATTATCATAATTATTATGATAGTTTAGCATTAATTAATATTGTTATTACTTTAAGTGCTATTTTCTTAATTTTTAAACATCATCAAAATATTGTTCGTTTATTCAAAGGAACTGAAAAGCCTTATGATTTTAAAGGTAAATCTGATTTAGCAGCAGGAAATATTACAACCAATAATGAAAATAATTCGGTAAAAAAAGCATAA